A genome region from Jeotgalibacillus aurantiacus includes the following:
- a CDS encoding DUF1189 domain-containing protein has product MNIFKQFYKSLYSPKDISRFRFQGIGKTILYLFILAFISSIPAMVQIISVGNTVFNEGDEILREQMPAFEVTDGTLQTETDEEVTIRNSGFTIIVDGTGEMSAEDLQGTLNTAALLRDGVAVSAGAGVQEYPYSTFTGFTFSNEGLSSLLSSIEGAKVIIYAFIFLFIYIIGAGLLFIKTLFFAWIGTIMAKSAERRLVHRQSFRIAAYSSTLPVTFFLITDIAGSVIPFATLINWFVTTMVLYLAIKEIPKPKRKTKETA; this is encoded by the coding sequence TTGAATATTTTTAAACAGTTTTATAAAAGCTTATACTCACCGAAAGATATTTCCCGCTTCAGGTTTCAGGGAATTGGAAAAACCATTTTATATTTATTCATTCTCGCATTTATCAGTTCCATTCCTGCCATGGTACAGATCATCTCAGTCGGCAATACGGTCTTTAATGAAGGAGATGAAATTCTGAGAGAACAGATGCCGGCTTTTGAAGTAACAGACGGCACCCTTCAGACAGAAACAGATGAAGAAGTGACGATCCGAAACAGCGGATTTACGATTATTGTTGATGGTACCGGAGAAATGTCGGCAGAGGATTTACAGGGCACTCTTAATACGGCGGCATTGCTTAGAGACGGCGTTGCAGTTTCAGCCGGTGCAGGTGTGCAGGAATATCCATACAGCACCTTTACAGGGTTCACATTCAGTAACGAAGGTCTCTCCTCGCTTCTTTCTTCTATAGAAGGAGCAAAAGTGATTATTTATGCGTTTATCTTTTTATTCATTTATATTATTGGCGCAGGATTGCTTTTTATTAAAACTTTATTTTTCGCATGGATTGGAACGATTATGGCCAAATCAGCAGAGCGCAGACTTGTGCACCGCCAGAGCTTCAGAATTGCTGCATACAGTTCAACACTGCCGGTTACGTTTTTCCTGATTACGGATATTGCGGGTTCCGTGATTCCGTTTGCGACTTTAATTAACTGGTTTGTCACAACGATGGTGCTATACCTGGCGATTAAAGAGATTCCCAAGCCTAAGAGGAAAACAAAAGAGACAGCTTAG
- a CDS encoding Na/Pi cotransporter family protein codes for MEVNWQEVFFMFIGGLGIFLFGIKTMGDGLQKSAGDRLRAILDRFTTNPFMGVLAGIVVTILIQSSSGTTVIVIGLVSAGFMTLRQAIGVIMGANIGTTVTAFIIGFDIGAYALPIIAVGAFLLFFVKKAQLNNLGQVFFGFGALFYGLELMGEGMKPLRELQTFIDLTQSMSEIPILGVVVGTVFTVIVQSSSATIGILQSLYSEGLIELDAALPVLFGDNIGTTITAVLASIGASVAARRAAAVHVMFNVIGSTLFLILLIPFTSFIVWIDQFLQLEPAMQIAFAHGTFNIVNTLIQFPFIAVLALIVTKLVPGQDVLVEFKPKHLDPHFIEQSPSIALGQAKEEVLRMGQFAVQGLNESYEYLKTKNKKNAELGYQVEDAINNLDNKITEYLVKLSATQLSAQESERHSILMDTVRDIERIGDHFENVIELVDYQQANKVKLTEDAMEDLNEMFTLTIEAVSQAIEALDANDQALARTVAEKEDLIDKMERKFRKKHIVRLNEGRCTGQAGIVFVDIVSNLERIGDHSANIAEAVLGIRN; via the coding sequence ATGGAAGTGAATTGGCAAGAAGTCTTCTTTATGTTTATCGGGGGACTTGGGATCTTTCTTTTTGGTATTAAAACAATGGGAGACGGACTTCAAAAGTCTGCCGGGGATCGTCTGAGAGCGATTCTTGACCGTTTTACAACAAATCCATTCATGGGTGTGTTAGCAGGTATTGTCGTAACGATCCTGATTCAGTCGAGTTCAGGAACAACCGTTATCGTCATCGGATTGGTAAGTGCCGGGTTTATGACACTCCGCCAGGCAATTGGAGTTATCATGGGGGCAAACATCGGTACAACTGTTACTGCGTTTATCATTGGATTTGATATTGGTGCCTATGCACTTCCGATTATTGCTGTCGGTGCATTCTTACTCTTCTTCGTGAAGAAAGCACAGTTAAATAATCTTGGACAGGTCTTTTTTGGTTTTGGTGCTCTTTTCTATGGACTTGAGTTAATGGGAGAGGGAATGAAGCCACTTCGTGAGCTTCAGACATTTATTGATCTGACTCAGAGCATGAGTGAAATTCCGATTCTTGGTGTGGTTGTTGGTACGGTATTTACAGTGATCGTACAAAGTTCAAGTGCAACGATCGGGATTTTGCAGAGTTTATATTCCGAAGGTCTAATTGAACTTGATGCAGCATTACCAGTACTTTTTGGAGATAACATTGGTACAACGATTACGGCAGTATTGGCCTCAATTGGTGCTTCTGTAGCAGCCAGAAGAGCGGCCGCCGTTCACGTGATGTTCAACGTAATTGGATCAACATTATTCTTAATCCTGTTGATTCCGTTCACGTCATTTATCGTTTGGATCGATCAGTTCCTACAGCTCGAACCTGCGATGCAGATCGCTTTTGCACACGGAACATTTAATATCGTCAATACGTTGATTCAATTCCCGTTCATTGCAGTTCTTGCACTGATTGTAACGAAGCTTGTGCCAGGTCAGGATGTTCTTGTGGAGTTCAAACCAAAACACCTTGATCCACACTTTATTGAACAGTCACCTTCCATTGCGCTTGGTCAGGCGAAGGAAGAAGTTCTTCGAATGGGACAGTTTGCTGTTCAGGGATTAAATGAGTCTTATGAGTACTTGAAAACGAAAAATAAGAAAAACGCTGAACTCGGTTATCAGGTCGAGGATGCGATTAATAATCTTGATAATAAAATTACAGAATATCTTGTAAAGCTTTCTGCAACTCAGCTTTCTGCGCAGGAATCAGAACGCCATTCAATCTTGATGGATACAGTGCGTGATATCGAGCGCATCGGTGACCACTTTGAAAATGTGATTGAACTTGTTGATTATCAGCAGGCCAACAAAGTGAAGCTGACTGAGGATGCAATGGAAGATTTAAATGAAATGTTCACATTAACGATTGAAGCTGTCTCACAGGCAATTGAAGCACTTGATGCAAATGATCAGGCACTTGCCCGTACGGTAGCAGAGAAAGAAGATTTAATCGATAAAATGGAGCGTAAATTCCGTAAAAAGCATATTGTCCGTCTGAACGAAGGTCGTTGTACCGGACAGGCCGGCATTGTGTTTGTAGATATCGTGTCAAATCTTGAGCGAATCGGTGACCATTCTGCCAACATTGCTGAAGCAGTACTTGGTATTCGTAACTAA
- a CDS encoding DUF456 domain-containing protein, which yields MIAFVGLVYPIIPSVVFILLGFILYGVFFSFEPFNWLFWTIQGLFIILLFGADYVSNMFGVKRFGGSKAGIWGSTIGLLIGPFVIPVLGIIAGPFIGAVAGELIVNRTEFKQAVKIGFGSLIGFITSVATKGTVQAVMILIFVLFI from the coding sequence ATGATTGCGTTTGTCGGCCTTGTTTATCCCATCATTCCGAGTGTTGTCTTTATCTTACTTGGATTTATTCTATATGGCGTGTTCTTTTCGTTTGAACCGTTTAACTGGCTGTTCTGGACGATCCAGGGGCTGTTTATTATCCTGCTGTTCGGAGCGGATTACGTGTCAAATATGTTTGGCGTCAAAAGGTTTGGTGGTTCAAAAGCCGGGATCTGGGGAAGTACAATCGGTCTTTTAATCGGCCCTTTTGTCATTCCGGTGCTCGGGATCATCGCCGGTCCTTTTATTGGAGCGGTAGCAGGTGAACTGATCGTGAATCGGACAGAATTTAAACAGGCAGTTAAAATCGGATTCGGATCTCTTATTGGATTTATCACGTCCGTTGCCACAAAAGGGACGGTTCAGGCAGTGATGATCCTGATTTTTGTCCTATTCATATAG
- a CDS encoding superoxide dismutase, with translation MAYTLPDLPYSYDALEPHFDKETMNIHHTKHHNTYVTKLNDALEGHDDLQSKSIDELVADLNSVPESIRTAVRNNGGGHANHSFFWKILSPNGGGEPTGDLASAINDKFGSFDKFKEEFAAAGAGRFGSGWAWLVVNNGELEVTSTPNQDSPLTDGKTPILGLDVWEHAYYLKYQNKRPDYINAFWSVVDWNAVDKLYASAK, from the coding sequence ATGGCTTACACATTACCAGATTTACCTTACTCTTATGATGCACTAGAACCGCATTTTGACAAGGAAACAATGAATATCCACCACACAAAGCACCACAATACTTACGTAACAAAATTAAACGATGCGCTGGAAGGCCACGACGATCTTCAGTCGAAATCAATTGATGAGCTTGTTGCAGATCTTAACAGCGTACCGGAATCAATCCGTACAGCAGTCCGCAACAACGGTGGTGGACACGCTAACCACTCATTCTTCTGGAAGATCCTTTCTCCAAATGGCGGAGGAGAGCCAACAGGTGATCTTGCTTCAGCGATCAATGACAAGTTCGGCAGCTTTGACAAATTCAAAGAAGAATTCGCTGCTGCTGGCGCAGGCCGCTTCGGTTCAGGCTGGGCGTGGCTTGTTGTCAATAACGGAGAGCTTGAAGTAACAAGCACACCAAATCAGGATTCACCGCTGACAGATGGTAAGACGCCAATCCTTGGTCTTGATGTTTGGGAGCACGCATACTACCTGAAGTATCAGAACAAGCGTCCTGACTACATCAACGCTTTCTGGAGCGTAGTGGACTGGAATGCAGTTGATAAGCTTTACGCTTCAGCAAAATAA
- a CDS encoding penicillin-binding transpeptidase domain-containing protein: protein MNILFFAVFVMFSMLILRLGVLQIVNGEDFSRQLERTEEVVVNSSVPRGKIFDRNGKVIVDNKPVNAITYTKTQQTEQEEMLMVAERLAGMIEMDTDSITLRDKQDFWIRENEERAKAKITEEEQALYDEGELEQNEYDALIRERITEEELAELTPQQLEVLAVFREMQTGYNLSPQIIKNEGVTDEEFATVSEHLGSLPGVNTTVDWEREYPYGDVLRSVLGSVRAIPENKLEYYLARDYARNDRVGTSYLELQYEEVLQGQKSKVRTITDKAGNVIDSQLIQEGERGKDLVLSIDIELQKELEKIVEDELIRLKQNPGRNLLDRLFFVMTDPFTGEILAMVGKQYVETDTGYEIQDYHIGTFTSAYEAGSSIKGATILAGYQDGAIEPGYTMYDRPFEIASTPVKSSWFSPRTMTDLYALEKSSNGYMFDIAIKIAGANYRPNQPIDIGPSAFTKMRNYYAQFGLGSETGIDLPGESVGYQTNNPADLNPGKLLDLAIGQFDTYTPMQMVQYVSTIINGGNRVAPQIVKEIREPSSDNETLGPIVKATKPEVLNKLNNTEYELNRIKEGFYRSFNGTEGTGRDFIGNGYVAGGKTGTAEVVYFGPKYNDLYRSRDLPPPETTNSTLVGFAPFDQPEVSFSVMAPWVYPNDGTDRLREDVNENLGTAALAKYFELREKRMNEEGAEENQQVEVTAEQAEEGQ, encoded by the coding sequence ATGAATATTTTGTTCTTTGCAGTATTTGTGATGTTCTCAATGCTGATCTTAAGGCTCGGTGTATTACAAATTGTTAACGGTGAGGATTTTTCACGTCAGCTGGAGCGAACGGAGGAAGTTGTCGTTAATTCCAGTGTGCCACGCGGAAAAATCTTTGACCGTAATGGTAAAGTAATTGTTGATAATAAACCTGTCAATGCGATTACATACACGAAAACACAGCAGACTGAGCAGGAAGAAATGCTAATGGTCGCTGAACGTTTGGCGGGTATGATTGAAATGGATACGGACAGTATTACGCTTCGTGATAAACAGGATTTCTGGATCCGGGAAAATGAAGAACGTGCGAAGGCAAAAATTACAGAAGAAGAACAGGCTCTATATGATGAAGGAGAGCTCGAACAGAACGAATATGATGCGCTGATCAGAGAGCGTATCACGGAAGAGGAGTTAGCTGAACTCACTCCACAGCAGCTGGAGGTTCTCGCTGTTTTCAGAGAGATGCAGACGGGATATAATCTGTCGCCTCAAATTATTAAAAATGAAGGTGTTACGGACGAAGAGTTTGCAACAGTGAGTGAACATCTCGGTTCGCTGCCTGGTGTGAATACGACTGTTGACTGGGAGCGTGAATATCCATATGGAGATGTGTTGCGCTCTGTACTGGGAAGTGTGCGCGCAATACCAGAAAACAAACTGGAATACTATTTAGCCAGAGATTATGCCCGAAATGACCGCGTAGGTACAAGTTATCTGGAGCTGCAATATGAAGAGGTGCTCCAGGGGCAAAAATCAAAAGTAAGAACAATCACAGATAAAGCAGGGAACGTCATTGATTCTCAGCTTATCCAGGAAGGTGAGCGCGGGAAAGACCTTGTTCTTTCTATTGATATAGAACTTCAGAAAGAGCTCGAAAAAATCGTTGAGGACGAACTGATCCGCCTTAAACAAAATCCTGGACGTAATCTGCTCGACCGTTTGTTTTTCGTCATGACCGATCCATTCACCGGTGAAATTCTGGCGATGGTAGGGAAACAATATGTAGAAACAGATACAGGATATGAGATTCAGGATTACCACATTGGAACATTTACGAGTGCTTATGAGGCTGGATCTAGTATTAAGGGAGCAACTATACTTGCCGGTTATCAGGATGGTGCAATTGAACCGGGCTACACGATGTACGATCGACCGTTTGAAATAGCAAGTACCCCTGTAAAATCATCCTGGTTTTCTCCAAGAACAATGACAGATTTGTATGCTCTTGAAAAGTCATCAAATGGTTATATGTTCGATATAGCGATTAAAATAGCTGGAGCCAACTATCGTCCTAACCAGCCAATTGATATTGGTCCTAGTGCCTTTACTAAAATGAGAAATTATTATGCGCAGTTTGGTCTAGGAAGTGAAACAGGTATAGATCTGCCAGGAGAAAGTGTGGGTTATCAAACTAACAATCCAGCTGACCTAAACCCAGGTAAATTGCTAGATTTAGCTATTGGTCAGTTTGATACATATACACCAATGCAAATGGTGCAGTATGTATCGACAATTATTAATGGTGGAAACAGAGTAGCTCCTCAAATTGTAAAGGAAATTCGGGAACCAAGCTCTGATAATGAAACACTTGGCCCAATCGTAAAAGCAACGAAACCAGAAGTATTGAATAAACTTAACAACACTGAGTATGAATTAAATCGTATTAAAGAAGGTTTCTACAGGTCATTTAATGGAACCGAAGGAACAGGTCGTGATTTTATCGGTAACGGTTATGTAGCTGGTGGTAAAACCGGTACTGCCGAGGTAGTTTACTTCGGACCAAAATATAATGACCTCTACCGTTCACGAGACCTTCCACCACCTGAAACGACAAACTCTACTTTAGTCGGTTTTGCACCTTTTGATCAGCCGGAAGTGTCTTTCTCCGTAATGGCACCCTGGGTATATCCAAACGATGGCACGGACAGACTGCGTGAAGACGTAAACGAAAACCTAGGTACCGCTGCCCTTGCGAAATACTTTGAGCTCCGCGAAAAACGGATGAACGAAGAAGGAGCAGAAGAGAATCAGCAGGTCGAAGTGACGGCTGAACAGGCAGAAGAAGGACAATAA
- a CDS encoding PstS family phosphate ABC transporter substrate-binding protein, protein MKSVKYLAMSTILGSAVFLAACGEEDAATGNDGDAGSGSGSAELEGQVQGDGSSTVAPIMEAIVEEYSATQPGVQVSSGVSGTGGGFEKFIAGETAFSNASREISEEEVAGLEEAGIDFTEVELAYDGLTVVVSQENDWVDYLTVEELKEMWVESGEEKTWADIREGWPEEPIEFYSPGTDSGTYDYFNEVILEEEDIVRSATLSEDDNVLVQGVLGSPNAIGYFGYAYYLENQDTLKAVPIDNGEGPVEPNNETIESGEYAPLSRPLFTYVSNSAVAEDPATADFVKFAIENAAELAEAVGYVSAPQEVYDEDMATIEELAGE, encoded by the coding sequence ATGAAAAGTGTAAAGTACTTGGCAATGTCAACAATCTTAGGTTCCGCGGTATTTCTTGCTGCATGTGGTGAAGAAGACGCAGCAACGGGTAACGATGGGGATGCAGGTTCTGGCTCAGGAAGCGCAGAGCTTGAAGGTCAAGTACAAGGTGACGGATCTTCAACTGTAGCACCAATAATGGAAGCGATCGTGGAAGAATATTCAGCTACACAGCCTGGTGTTCAGGTATCATCTGGGGTTTCAGGAACTGGTGGCGGTTTTGAAAAATTTATCGCTGGTGAAACAGCGTTCTCAAATGCATCACGTGAAATTTCAGAAGAAGAAGTTGCAGGGCTTGAAGAAGCTGGAATTGACTTCACTGAAGTTGAACTTGCATATGACGGTTTAACAGTAGTAGTCAGCCAGGAAAATGACTGGGTAGACTACTTGACAGTAGAAGAATTAAAAGAAATGTGGGTTGAATCTGGAGAAGAAAAAACATGGGCTGATATCCGTGAAGGCTGGCCGGAAGAGCCAATCGAGTTTTACTCACCGGGTACTGACTCAGGTACGTATGACTACTTCAATGAAGTAATTCTTGAAGAAGAGGATATCGTACGTTCTGCAACTCTTTCAGAAGATGACAACGTACTAGTACAAGGTGTACTTGGTTCACCAAATGCGATCGGTTACTTCGGGTATGCTTATTATCTTGAAAATCAGGATACGTTAAAAGCTGTTCCAATCGACAACGGTGAAGGTCCGGTTGAACCAAATAATGAAACAATTGAGTCTGGTGAATATGCTCCACTATCTCGTCCACTGTTCACATATGTAAGCAACTCTGCAGTTGCAGAAGATCCAGCTACTGCTGACTTCGTCAAGTTTGCGATTGAAAATGCAGCTGAACTTGCAGAAGCAGTAGGTTATGTAAGTGCACCACAGGAAGTATATGACGAAGATATGGCAACAATTGAAGAACTTGCAGGTGAATAA
- the pstC gene encoding phosphate ABC transporter permease subunit PstC, with amino-acid sequence MAMNEPKQISVQELIAQKSNRGLLAFTEKLIPKLLLAIAVVSVLTTIGIVFTLIFETITFFTQVNIFDFLTGTEWYPFANSTPTYGILPLIVGTLKITIIATLVAGPIGIATAIYLSEYASDRVRRIVKPVLEVLAGVPTIVYGFFALTFVTPILRSVFPEIAIFNAVSPGIVVGIMIIPMIASLSEDAMSSVPNAMRDGAYALGATKLEVALKIVLPAALSGIVASTVLAISRAIGETMIVAVAAGSTPGFNWDVTGSIQTMTAYIVQVTTGDAGYGTTIYYSIYAVGFTLFIFTLLMNMLAQFISKRFREEY; translated from the coding sequence ATGGCAATGAATGAACCAAAACAGATTTCGGTTCAGGAATTGATCGCTCAGAAAAGCAATAGGGGTCTTCTGGCGTTCACTGAAAAATTAATACCTAAACTTTTATTGGCAATTGCAGTTGTTTCGGTATTAACAACAATTGGAATTGTATTCACACTGATTTTTGAAACGATCACATTTTTTACTCAGGTAAATATTTTTGACTTTTTAACAGGGACCGAGTGGTACCCATTTGCTAACTCAACACCAACCTATGGGATTCTTCCATTAATTGTTGGAACTTTAAAGATCACAATAATTGCTACACTGGTTGCGGGTCCGATTGGCATTGCAACAGCCATTTATTTGAGTGAGTATGCGAGTGATCGCGTGAGACGGATTGTTAAGCCTGTACTTGAAGTTCTTGCAGGTGTACCGACAATCGTTTATGGATTCTTCGCGCTGACGTTTGTGACGCCGATCCTGCGTTCTGTTTTCCCAGAGATTGCGATCTTTAATGCAGTCAGCCCGGGAATTGTCGTAGGGATCATGATTATTCCAATGATTGCTTCTCTTTCTGAAGATGCGATGTCATCTGTACCGAATGCTATGCGAGATGGTGCTTATGCGTTAGGTGCAACGAAGCTTGAGGTTGCATTGAAAATTGTGTTGCCTGCAGCCTTATCAGGAATCGTGGCATCGACTGTACTTGCTATTTCACGTGCTATTGGTGAGACGATGATTGTAGCTGTTGCAGCAGGCTCAACACCTGGATTTAACTGGGATGTTACAGGTTCCATTCAGACGATGACGGCTTACATCGTACAGGTAACAACGGGTGATGCCGGATATGGAACAACGATTTACTACAGTATTTATGCGGTAGGATTCACGTTATTCATATTCACATTACTAATGAACATGCTGGCACAGTTTATCTCCAAGCGCTTTAGAGAGGAGTATTAA
- the pstA gene encoding phosphate ABC transporter permease PstA: protein MRYINHEEVAVRTKKRLTKNTLLKGVFAAATAFGLIVLAILLYRIITQGSGYLSLDFFTSFASRIPEDSGIRAAIAGSIYLMLVVAPVSMFLGVGTAIYLEEYATKNKFNDLIKVNISNLAGVPSVVFGLLGLTIFVRFFDLGISILAAGLTMSLLILPIIIVASQEAIRAVPNELREASFAMGATKWQTILRVVLPASIPGILTGSILALSRAIGETAPLVVIGIPTILFFMPEGIMSTFTALPMQIFDWTKRPQVEFHDVAAAGIIVLMALLIIMNSIAVFIRNKYQKRY from the coding sequence ATGAGGTATATTAATCATGAGGAAGTCGCGGTGCGGACAAAAAAAAGACTGACGAAAAATACGCTGCTTAAAGGTGTCTTTGCTGCAGCAACTGCGTTTGGTCTGATCGTCCTTGCGATTTTACTATATCGTATTATCACTCAAGGAAGTGGCTATCTGAGCTTAGACTTCTTTACAAGCTTTGCCTCCCGTATTCCGGAAGATTCAGGGATTAGAGCTGCTATAGCGGGCTCTATTTATTTAATGCTGGTTGTGGCTCCTGTTTCCATGTTTTTAGGAGTTGGAACAGCAATCTATCTTGAAGAATACGCAACAAAAAATAAGTTTAACGATTTAATTAAAGTAAATATTTCAAATCTTGCAGGAGTACCTTCCGTTGTATTCGGTTTACTTGGACTGACAATCTTTGTGCGGTTCTTTGATCTTGGTATTTCAATACTTGCTGCAGGACTAACGATGAGTCTACTAATTCTGCCAATTATTATTGTTGCATCACAGGAAGCGATCAGAGCGGTTCCGAATGAGCTGCGAGAAGCTTCATTTGCAATGGGTGCTACAAAGTGGCAGACAATTTTACGCGTTGTACTTCCGGCATCCATTCCTGGGATTCTGACTGGAAGCATTCTTGCTCTGTCACGAGCAATTGGTGAAACAGCACCGCTTGTCGTAATCGGGATCCCAACCATTCTTTTCTTTATGCCGGAAGGAATCATGAGTACGTTCACTGCACTGCCAATGCAGATTTTTGACTGGACAAAACGTCCACAGGTTGAATTCCATGATGTCGCTGCCGCGGGGATCATCGTATTGATGGCATTGCTGATTATCATGAATTCAATTGCAGTATTTATCCGAAACAAATATCAGAAGCGTTATTAA
- the pstB gene encoding phosphate ABC transporter ATP-binding protein PstB has protein sequence MTTKIKTASDVLENKEPNVTGPKASVYKTNQLNLWYGSNHALKNIDLDIKENEVTAIIGPSGCGKSTYIKTLNRMIETIPSVKTSGEIIYRDRNIFGKDYQVEELRTKVGMVFQKPNPFPKSIYDNIAYGPRIHGIKNKKILDEIVEKSLRGAAIWDEVKDRLQENAYGLSGGQQQRICIARCLAIEPDVILMDEPTSALDPISTLKVEELVQDLKKDYSIIIVTHNMQQAARISDKTAFFLNGEVVEYDETNKIFSNPSDSRTEDYISGRFG, from the coding sequence ATGACAACGAAAATTAAAACTGCATCAGATGTACTTGAAAATAAGGAGCCTAATGTAACAGGGCCAAAAGCATCTGTTTATAAGACGAATCAGCTTAACCTTTGGTACGGGTCTAACCACGCACTTAAAAACATCGACCTAGATATTAAAGAAAACGAAGTAACAGCGATTATCGGGCCATCAGGATGCGGTAAATCAACTTATATTAAAACACTAAACCGTATGATTGAGACGATTCCATCTGTAAAAACATCAGGTGAAATTATTTACCGTGACCGAAATATCTTTGGTAAGGATTATCAGGTAGAAGAGCTTCGCACAAAGGTAGGAATGGTGTTCCAGAAGCCGAATCCATTCCCGAAGTCTATCTATGATAACATTGCGTACGGCCCACGTATTCACGGAATCAAAAACAAAAAAATTCTTGATGAAATCGTTGAAAAATCACTTCGTGGTGCAGCGATCTGGGATGAAGTAAAAGACCGTCTTCAGGAGAATGCTTATGGTTTATCAGGTGGACAGCAGCAGCGTATTTGTATTGCACGCTGTCTGGCGATTGAGCCTGACGTTATCCTGATGGACGAGCCTACTTCAGCTCTTGACCCGATTTCTACATTGAAAGTAGAAGAGCTCGTACAGGATCTTAAAAAAGACTACAGCATCATCATCGTGACGCATAACATGCAGCAGGCAGCACGTATTTCTGATAAGACAGCCTTCTTCCTGAACGGAGAAGTGGTGGAATATGATGAGACAAATAAAATTTTCTCAAATCCATCAGATTCAAGAACAGAAGATTACATTTCAGGCCGATTCGGATAA
- the phoU gene encoding phosphate signaling complex protein PhoU has product MSVREKYEADLQLLNDRIIELGEFAHRALGRSLEALEGHNIDQSLAIMDEDIKANRLEEEINDQAILLIAKQQPVATDLRRVIVAIKIAADLERIADFAVNIAKSTIRIGNDALVKPIENIDQMYRKTAEMIELVLEAYRDEDIIKAKQIAELDDKVDALYGQTIQELLSVSATNPDKLPQITQLSFICRYLERAADHVTNISENIFYLVKGTRYELNK; this is encoded by the coding sequence ATGTCAGTAAGAGAAAAGTATGAAGCGGATTTACAGCTGCTAAATGACAGAATTATTGAGCTTGGGGAGTTTGCTCATCGTGCATTAGGACGTTCACTTGAAGCGCTGGAAGGTCATAATATTGATCAGTCTCTGGCGATCATGGATGAAGATATTAAAGCCAACCGCTTAGAAGAAGAAATTAATGATCAGGCAATCCTGCTCATTGCCAAGCAGCAGCCCGTTGCGACAGATCTTCGACGCGTAATCGTAGCGATTAAAATCGCTGCAGACCTCGAAAGAATTGCGGACTTTGCTGTAAATATTGCAAAATCAACGATCAGAATCGGAAATGACGCTCTTGTTAAACCGATCGAAAATATTGATCAGATGTACAGAAAGACTGCAGAAATGATTGAGCTTGTCTTAGAAGCATACCGTGATGAAGACATCATTAAGGCAAAGCAGATTGCAGAGCTTGATGATAAAGTAGATGCACTGTATGGTCAGACCATCCAGGAGCTGCTCTCAGTGAGCGCGACAAATCCGGACAAGCTGCCACAGATCACTCAGCTGTCATTCATCTGCCGTTACCTGGAACGTGCAGCAGATCACGTAACCAACATCTCAGAGAATATCTTCTACCTTGTTAAAGGGACAAGATACGAGTTGAATAAGTAA
- the rpmG gene encoding 50S ribosomal protein L33 — protein sequence MRVNITLACTETGDRNYITTKNKRNNPDRIELKKYSPRLKKVTLHRETK from the coding sequence ATGCGTGTAAACATTACTCTTGCTTGCACTGAAACTGGTGATCGCAATTACATCACTACGAAGAACAAGCGTAACAACCCGGATCGTATTGAACTTAAAAAATACAGTCCACGTCTGAAGAAAGTGACGCTTCACCGTGAGACAAAATAA